A window of Primulina tabacum isolate GXHZ01 chromosome 4, ASM2559414v2, whole genome shotgun sequence contains these coding sequences:
- the LOC142541616 gene encoding uncharacterized protein LOC142541616 isoform X1: protein MKGEKMDRRSSFGNMVRNKFSNITNSLPQPKPPVISEKSPLDSASAKEYIDHLVKEKMVLAKIVQEKMYFHFFFILSPRGRVCVTQTFFIFVNLILVNSKVLELSGIEIQKLRTSLLMMRLHNWNLAQSNSQMLTALSLGREKLKAQQHDLVCKEALLKAKDLELKESEMVRRENEFRKDRKSYNANRSKSSKTQSFGSSPLSQPHADKQAVGSNRRCSRRRSASSGIQHQEPADILYDIDYNTTFPFPMLSNSSNHERYQVHLSGKPFNSRSSLKFNLTRKDS, encoded by the exons ATGAAAGGGGAGAAGATGGACAGAAGATCCTCTTTTGGAAATATGGTGAGaaataaattttcaaacattACTAATTCTCTGCCACAGCCTAAACCTCCTGTGATTTCCGAGAAATCGCCACTGGATTCTGCTTCTGCAAAGGAGTATATTGACCACCTGGTTAAG GAAAAAATGGTATTGGCGAAGATTGTTCAGGAAAAAATGTACTTTCACTTCTTCTTTATATTGTCTCCCCGTGGCCGTGTTTGTGTTACAcaaactttttttatttttgtgaatttgattttggtaaaCAGTAAAGTTCTTGAATTAAGTGGAATCGAGATTCAGAAACTAAGGACAAGTCTTCTGATGATGCGGTTGCATAACTGGAATCTTGCTCAATCGAACAGTCAAATGCTAACG GCGCTTAGTTTGGGCAGAGAAAAG CTAAAAGCACAACAGCATGATCTTGTGTGTAAGGAAGCTCTTCTTAAGGCAAAGGACTTGGAACTCAAG GAATCTGAGATGGTTAGACGAGAGAACGAATTTAGAAAGGATAGAAAATCATACAATGCCAACAGGAGCAAGTCTTCAAAGACTCAAT CTTTCGGCAGCTCGCCGTTATCTCAGCCACATGCTGACAAGCAGGCAGTAGGAAGCAATAG GCGGTGTTCGAGGAGACGATCTGCTAGTTCAGGAATCCAACATCAAGAACCGGCtgatattttatatgatatagACTACAACACCACGTTTCCCTTCCCTATGCTATCAAATAGTTCTAATCACGAAAGGTACCAGGTTCATCTGTCGGGGAAACCATTCAATTCGCGAAGCAGCCTAAAGTTCAATCTTACAAGGAAAGACAGTTAA
- the LOC142541616 gene encoding uncharacterized protein LOC142541616 isoform X2 → MKGEKMDRRSSFGNMVRNKFSNITNSLPQPKPPVISEKSPLDSASAKEYIDHLVKEKMVLAKIVQEKIKVLELSGIEIQKLRTSLLMMRLHNWNLAQSNSQMLTALSLGREKLKAQQHDLVCKEALLKAKDLELKESEMVRRENEFRKDRKSYNANRSKSSKTQSFGSSPLSQPHADKQAVGSNRRCSRRRSASSGIQHQEPADILYDIDYNTTFPFPMLSNSSNHERYQVHLSGKPFNSRSSLKFNLTRKDS, encoded by the exons ATGAAAGGGGAGAAGATGGACAGAAGATCCTCTTTTGGAAATATGGTGAGaaataaattttcaaacattACTAATTCTCTGCCACAGCCTAAACCTCCTGTGATTTCCGAGAAATCGCCACTGGATTCTGCTTCTGCAAAGGAGTATATTGACCACCTGGTTAAG GAAAAAATGGTATTGGCGAAGATTGTTCAGGAAAAAAT TAAAGTTCTTGAATTAAGTGGAATCGAGATTCAGAAACTAAGGACAAGTCTTCTGATGATGCGGTTGCATAACTGGAATCTTGCTCAATCGAACAGTCAAATGCTAACG GCGCTTAGTTTGGGCAGAGAAAAG CTAAAAGCACAACAGCATGATCTTGTGTGTAAGGAAGCTCTTCTTAAGGCAAAGGACTTGGAACTCAAG GAATCTGAGATGGTTAGACGAGAGAACGAATTTAGAAAGGATAGAAAATCATACAATGCCAACAGGAGCAAGTCTTCAAAGACTCAAT CTTTCGGCAGCTCGCCGTTATCTCAGCCACATGCTGACAAGCAGGCAGTAGGAAGCAATAG GCGGTGTTCGAGGAGACGATCTGCTAGTTCAGGAATCCAACATCAAGAACCGGCtgatattttatatgatatagACTACAACACCACGTTTCCCTTCCCTATGCTATCAAATAGTTCTAATCACGAAAGGTACCAGGTTCATCTGTCGGGGAAACCATTCAATTCGCGAAGCAGCCTAAAGTTCAATCTTACAAGGAAAGACAGTTAA